In the Erythrolamprus reginae isolate rEryReg1 chromosome 13, rEryReg1.hap1, whole genome shotgun sequence genome, one interval contains:
- the CTXND2 gene encoding cortexin domain containing 2 has protein sequence MERPTMEPFVDVDQGICLAFLSLMGLFLLAMMVRCAKLIVDPYTAIPTSTWQEESLD, from the coding sequence ATGGAACGTCCCACGATGGAGCCTTTTGTGGACGTGGACCAAGGCATCTGCCTCGCCTTCCTCTCCTTGATGGGTCTCTTTCTGCTGGCCATGATGGTGAGGTGCGCCAAGTTGATCGTGGACCCTTATACTGCTATCCCAACATCCACCTGGCAGGAAGAATCCTTGGATTGA